The Pongo abelii isolate AG06213 chromosome 20, NHGRI_mPonAbe1-v2.0_pri, whole genome shotgun sequence genome window below encodes:
- the CEACAM1 gene encoding carcinoembryonic antigen-related cell adhesion molecule 1 precursor: MGHLSAPLHRVRVPWQGLLLTASLLTFWNPPTTAQLTTESTPFNVAEGKEVLLLVHNLPQNPLGYNWYKGEMVDANHRIIGYVISDQLTTPGPAYSSREKIYPNASLLIQNVTQNDTGFYTLQVIKSDLVNEEATGQFHVYPETPKPFISSNNSNPVEDNDAVALTCEPGTQDTTYLWWINNQSLPISPRLQLSNGNRTLTLLSVTRNDAGPYECEIQNPVSANRSDPVTLNVTYGPDTPTISPSDTYYRPGANLSLSCYAASNPPAQYSWLINGTFQQSTQELFIPNITVNNSGSYTCHANNSVTGRNRTTVKTIIVTELSPVVKPQIKASKTTVTEDKDSVNLTCSTNDTGISISWFFENQSLPSSERMKLSQGNTTLSINPVKREDAGKYWCEVFNSISKNQSDPIMLSVKYNYPSQENGLSAGAIAGIVIGVLALVALIAVALACFLHFRKTGRASDQRDLTEHKPSVSNHTQDHSNDPPNKMNEVTYSTLNFEAQQPTQSTSASPSPTATEIIYSEVKKK; this comes from the exons ATGGGGCACCTCTCAGCCCCACTTCACAGAGTGCGTGTCCCCTGGCAGGGGCTTCTGCTCACAG CCTCACTTCTAACCTTCTGGAACCCACCCACCACTGCCCAGCTCACTACTGAATCCACGCCATTCAATGTCGCAGAGGGGAAGGAGGTTCTTCTACTCGTCCACAATCTGCCCCAGAATCCTCTTGGCTACAACTGGTACAAAGGGGAAATGGTGGACGCCAACCATCGAATTATAGGATATGTAATATCAGATCAACTAACTACCCCAGGGCCTGCATACAGCAGTCGAGAGAAAATATACCCCAATGCATCCCTGCTGATCCAGAACGTCACCCAGAATGACACAGGATTCTACACCCTACAAGTCATAAAGTCAGATCTTGTGAATGAAGAAGCAACTGGACAGTTCCATGTATACC CGGAGACTCCCAAGCCCTTCATCTCCAGCAACAACTCCAACCCCGTGGAGGACAACGATGCTGTGGCCTTAACCTGTGAACCTGGGACTCAGGACACAACCTACCTGTGGTGGATAAACAATCAGAGCCTCCCGATCAGTCCCAGGCTGCAGCTGTCCAATGGCAACAGGACCCTCACTCTACTCAGTGTCACAAGGAATGACGCAGGACCCTATGAGTGTGAAATACAGAACCCAGTGAGTGCGAACCGCAGTGACCCAGTCACCTTGAATGTCACCT ATGGCCCGGACACCCCCACCATTTCCCCTTCAGACACCTATTACCGTCCAGGGGCAAACCTCAGCCTCTCCTGCTATGCAGCCTCTAACCCACCTGCACAGTACTCCTGGCTTATCAATGGAACATTCCAGCAAAGCACACAAGAGCTCTTTATCCCCAACATCACTGTGAATAATAGTGGATCCTATACCTGCCACGCCAATAACTCAGTCACTGGCCGCAACAGGACCACAGTCAAAACGATCATAGTCACTG AGCTAAGTCCAGTAGTAAAGCCCCAAAtcaaagccagcaagaccacagtCACCGAAGATAAGGACTCTGTGAACCTGACCTGCTCCACAAATGACACTGGAATCTCCATCAGTTGGTTCTTCGAAAACCAGAGTCTCCCGTCCTCGGAGAGGATGAAGCTGTCCCAGGGCAACACCACCCTCAGCATAAACCCTGTCAAGAGGGAGGATGCGGGGAAGTATTGGTGTGAGGTCTTCAACTCAATCAGTAAGAACCAAAGCGACCCCATCATGCTGTCCGTAAAGT ATAATTATCCATCACAAGAAAATGGCCTCTCAGCTGGGGCCATTGCTGGCATTGTGATTGGAGTATTGGCCCTGGTTGCTCTGATAGCAGTAGCCCTGGCATGTTTTCTGCATTTCAGGAAGACTGGCAG GGCAAGCGACCAGCGTGATCTCACAGAGCACAAACCCTCAGTCTCCAACCACA CTCAGGACCACTCCAATGACCCACCTAACAAG ATGAATGAAGTTACTTATTCTACCCTGAACTTTGAAGCCCAGCAACCCACACAATCAACTTCAGCCTCCCCATCCCCAACAGCCACAGAAATAATTTATTCAGAAGTAAAAAAGAAGTAA
- the CEACAM1 gene encoding carcinoembryonic antigen-related cell adhesion molecule 1 isoform X2, with amino-acid sequence MGHLSAPLHRVRVPWQGLLLTASLLTFWNPPTTAQLTTESTPFNVAEGKEVLLLVHNLPQNPLGYNWYKGEMVDANHRIIGYVISDQLTTPGPAYSSREKIYPNASLLIQNVTQNDTGFYTLQVIKSDLVNEEATGQFHVYPETPKPFISSNNSNPVEDNDAVALTCEPGTQDTTYLWWINNQSLPISPRLQLSNGNRTLTLLSVTRNDAGPYECEIQNPVSANRSDPVTLNVTYGPDTPTISPSDTYYRPGANLSLSCYAASNPPAQYSWLINGTFQQSTQELFIPNITVNNSGSYTCHANNSVTGRNRTTVKTIIVTGKQNLTMLPRLNSNSWAQAILPSVSQSAGITDNYPSQENGLSAGAIAGIVIGVLALVALIAVALACFLHFRKTGRASDQRDLTEHKPSVSNHTQDHSNDPPNKMNEVTYSTLNFEAQQPTQSTSASPSPTATEIIYSEVKKK; translated from the exons ATGGGGCACCTCTCAGCCCCACTTCACAGAGTGCGTGTCCCCTGGCAGGGGCTTCTGCTCACAG CCTCACTTCTAACCTTCTGGAACCCACCCACCACTGCCCAGCTCACTACTGAATCCACGCCATTCAATGTCGCAGAGGGGAAGGAGGTTCTTCTACTCGTCCACAATCTGCCCCAGAATCCTCTTGGCTACAACTGGTACAAAGGGGAAATGGTGGACGCCAACCATCGAATTATAGGATATGTAATATCAGATCAACTAACTACCCCAGGGCCTGCATACAGCAGTCGAGAGAAAATATACCCCAATGCATCCCTGCTGATCCAGAACGTCACCCAGAATGACACAGGATTCTACACCCTACAAGTCATAAAGTCAGATCTTGTGAATGAAGAAGCAACTGGACAGTTCCATGTATACC CGGAGACTCCCAAGCCCTTCATCTCCAGCAACAACTCCAACCCCGTGGAGGACAACGATGCTGTGGCCTTAACCTGTGAACCTGGGACTCAGGACACAACCTACCTGTGGTGGATAAACAATCAGAGCCTCCCGATCAGTCCCAGGCTGCAGCTGTCCAATGGCAACAGGACCCTCACTCTACTCAGTGTCACAAGGAATGACGCAGGACCCTATGAGTGTGAAATACAGAACCCAGTGAGTGCGAACCGCAGTGACCCAGTCACCTTGAATGTCACCT ATGGCCCGGACACCCCCACCATTTCCCCTTCAGACACCTATTACCGTCCAGGGGCAAACCTCAGCCTCTCCTGCTATGCAGCCTCTAACCCACCTGCACAGTACTCCTGGCTTATCAATGGAACATTCCAGCAAAGCACACAAGAGCTCTTTATCCCCAACATCACTGTGAATAATAGTGGATCCTATACCTGCCACGCCAATAACTCAGTCACTGGCCGCAACAGGACCACAGTCAAAACGATCATAGTCACTGGTAA ACAGAacctcaccatgttacccaggctgaactcgaactcctgggctcaagcaatcctcccatctgtttcccaaagtgctgggattacag ATAATTATCCATCACAAGAAAATGGCCTCTCAGCTGGGGCCATTGCTGGCATTGTGATTGGAGTATTGGCCCTGGTTGCTCTGATAGCAGTAGCCCTGGCATGTTTTCTGCATTTCAGGAAGACTGGCAG GGCAAGCGACCAGCGTGATCTCACAGAGCACAAACCCTCAGTCTCCAACCACA CTCAGGACCACTCCAATGACCCACCTAACAAG ATGAATGAAGTTACTTATTCTACCCTGAACTTTGAAGCCCAGCAACCCACACAATCAACTTCAGCCTCCCCATCCCCAACAGCCACAGAAATAATTTATTCAGAAGTAAAAAAGAAGTAA
- the CEACAM1 gene encoding carcinoembryonic antigen-related cell adhesion molecule 1 isoform X1 yields the protein MGHLSAPLHRVRVPWQGLLLTASLLTFWNPPTTAQLTTESTPFNVAEGKEVLLLVHNLPQNPLGYNWYKGEMVDANHRIIGYVISDQLTTPGPAYSSREKIYPNASLLIQNVTQNDTGFYTLQVIKSDLVNEEATGQFHVYPETPKPFISSNNSNPVEDNDAVALTCEPGTQDTTYLWWINNQSLPISPRLQLSNGNRTLTLLSVTRNDAGPYECEIQNPVSANRSDPVTLNVTYGPDTPTISPSDTYYRPGANLSLSCYAASNPPAQYSWLINGTFQQSTQELFIPNITVNNSGSYTCHANNSVTGRNRTTVKTIIVTDNYPSQENGLSAGAIAGIVIGVLALVALIAVALACFLHFRKTGRASDQRDLTEHKPSVSNHTQDHSNDPPNKMNEVTYSTLNFEAQQPTQSTSASPSPTATEIIYSEVKKK from the exons ATGGGGCACCTCTCAGCCCCACTTCACAGAGTGCGTGTCCCCTGGCAGGGGCTTCTGCTCACAG CCTCACTTCTAACCTTCTGGAACCCACCCACCACTGCCCAGCTCACTACTGAATCCACGCCATTCAATGTCGCAGAGGGGAAGGAGGTTCTTCTACTCGTCCACAATCTGCCCCAGAATCCTCTTGGCTACAACTGGTACAAAGGGGAAATGGTGGACGCCAACCATCGAATTATAGGATATGTAATATCAGATCAACTAACTACCCCAGGGCCTGCATACAGCAGTCGAGAGAAAATATACCCCAATGCATCCCTGCTGATCCAGAACGTCACCCAGAATGACACAGGATTCTACACCCTACAAGTCATAAAGTCAGATCTTGTGAATGAAGAAGCAACTGGACAGTTCCATGTATACC CGGAGACTCCCAAGCCCTTCATCTCCAGCAACAACTCCAACCCCGTGGAGGACAACGATGCTGTGGCCTTAACCTGTGAACCTGGGACTCAGGACACAACCTACCTGTGGTGGATAAACAATCAGAGCCTCCCGATCAGTCCCAGGCTGCAGCTGTCCAATGGCAACAGGACCCTCACTCTACTCAGTGTCACAAGGAATGACGCAGGACCCTATGAGTGTGAAATACAGAACCCAGTGAGTGCGAACCGCAGTGACCCAGTCACCTTGAATGTCACCT ATGGCCCGGACACCCCCACCATTTCCCCTTCAGACACCTATTACCGTCCAGGGGCAAACCTCAGCCTCTCCTGCTATGCAGCCTCTAACCCACCTGCACAGTACTCCTGGCTTATCAATGGAACATTCCAGCAAAGCACACAAGAGCTCTTTATCCCCAACATCACTGTGAATAATAGTGGATCCTATACCTGCCACGCCAATAACTCAGTCACTGGCCGCAACAGGACCACAGTCAAAACGATCATAGTCACTG ATAATTATCCATCACAAGAAAATGGCCTCTCAGCTGGGGCCATTGCTGGCATTGTGATTGGAGTATTGGCCCTGGTTGCTCTGATAGCAGTAGCCCTGGCATGTTTTCTGCATTTCAGGAAGACTGGCAG GGCAAGCGACCAGCGTGATCTCACAGAGCACAAACCCTCAGTCTCCAACCACA CTCAGGACCACTCCAATGACCCACCTAACAAG ATGAATGAAGTTACTTATTCTACCCTGAACTTTGAAGCCCAGCAACCCACACAATCAACTTCAGCCTCCCCATCCCCAACAGCCACAGAAATAATTTATTCAGAAGTAAAAAAGAAGTAA
- the CEACAM1 gene encoding carcinoembryonic antigen-related cell adhesion molecule 1 isoform X3, which translates to MGHLSAPLHRVRVPWQGLLLTASLLTFWNPPTTAQLTTESTPFNVAEGKEVLLLVHNLPQNPLGYNWYKGEMVDANHRIIGYVISDQLTTPGPAYSSREKIYPNASLLIQNVTQNDTGFYTLQVIKSDLVNEEATGQFHVYPETPKPFISSNNSNPVEDNDAVALTCEPGTQDTTYLWWINNQSLPISPRLQLSNGNRTLTLLSVTRNDAGPYECEIQNPVSANRSDPVTLNVTYGPDTPTISPSDTYYRPGANLSLSCYAASNPPAQYSWLINGTFQQSTQELFIPNITVNNSGSYTCHANNSVTGRNRTTVKTIIVTESPVLGEDEAVPGQHHPQHKPCQEGGCGEVLV; encoded by the exons ATGGGGCACCTCTCAGCCCCACTTCACAGAGTGCGTGTCCCCTGGCAGGGGCTTCTGCTCACAG CCTCACTTCTAACCTTCTGGAACCCACCCACCACTGCCCAGCTCACTACTGAATCCACGCCATTCAATGTCGCAGAGGGGAAGGAGGTTCTTCTACTCGTCCACAATCTGCCCCAGAATCCTCTTGGCTACAACTGGTACAAAGGGGAAATGGTGGACGCCAACCATCGAATTATAGGATATGTAATATCAGATCAACTAACTACCCCAGGGCCTGCATACAGCAGTCGAGAGAAAATATACCCCAATGCATCCCTGCTGATCCAGAACGTCACCCAGAATGACACAGGATTCTACACCCTACAAGTCATAAAGTCAGATCTTGTGAATGAAGAAGCAACTGGACAGTTCCATGTATACC CGGAGACTCCCAAGCCCTTCATCTCCAGCAACAACTCCAACCCCGTGGAGGACAACGATGCTGTGGCCTTAACCTGTGAACCTGGGACTCAGGACACAACCTACCTGTGGTGGATAAACAATCAGAGCCTCCCGATCAGTCCCAGGCTGCAGCTGTCCAATGGCAACAGGACCCTCACTCTACTCAGTGTCACAAGGAATGACGCAGGACCCTATGAGTGTGAAATACAGAACCCAGTGAGTGCGAACCGCAGTGACCCAGTCACCTTGAATGTCACCT ATGGCCCGGACACCCCCACCATTTCCCCTTCAGACACCTATTACCGTCCAGGGGCAAACCTCAGCCTCTCCTGCTATGCAGCCTCTAACCCACCTGCACAGTACTCCTGGCTTATCAATGGAACATTCCAGCAAAGCACACAAGAGCTCTTTATCCCCAACATCACTGTGAATAATAGTGGATCCTATACCTGCCACGCCAATAACTCAGTCACTGGCCGCAACAGGACCACAGTCAAAACGATCATAGTCACTG AGTCTCCCGTCCTCGGAGAGGATGAAGCTGTCCCAGGGCAACACCACCCTCAGCATAAACCCTGTCAAGAGGGAGGATGCGGGGAAGTATTGGTGTGA